CAACGCCCGTGCCGAGTTTGAGCGGATATCCCATGCCTTTGAGCACCATCTCAACACCCGCAATAGCTATGATCGTATCAAAGGTGCCGGCATAACCGAGATGGGCGATCCGGAATATCTTGCCCTTTGCCTGTCCCTGGCCGCCTGCTGCAGTTATGCCATATTTTACCCTGAGATTCTTGTATATCTCCTGGCCGTCAAAGTCCTTGGGCGCGCTGATAGCGGTGACAGCATTGCTGGGTGATTCCTTGGTGTACATCTCAAGACCGATTGCCTTTACGGCCGCACGCGTTGCGTGGGCAAGCCTTGCATGGCGGTTGAAAGCATTTTCGAGCCCCTCTGCCTGAAGCAGCCTCAGACATTCGTTCAGGCCGATGATCAAAGAGACCGGAGAAGTGAAATTAGTCTGGTTGTCCTTGAGCTTCTTCCTCTCTGCCGTGAAATTAAAGTAGAATTTCGGAGACTTTGAAGTCTCTGCGAACTTCCAGGCTTTTTCACTTACGCCGACAAAGGCAAGGCCAGGGGGAAGCATGAGGCCCTTCTGCGAGCCGCCGATAAGGACATCAATGCCCCACTCATCCATCTTAAGGTCGTGGGCAACAAGCGCGGAGATGGCGTCAACAACAAGAATAGTGTTGTCAAAGTTCTTTACCACCGAAGCTATGGCCTGAATATCATGATAGACGCCGGTCGAGGTCTCGGATGCCTGTACAAAGACACCCTTTATCGAAGGGTCTTTCTTAAGCGCTTTTTCAATATCTTCAGGTTTAACGGTATAGCCCCAGTCTATCTTGATCTCTTCCACGGAAAGGTTGTAGGCCTTGCAGATCTTGGTCCAGCGCTCTCCGAAGTTCCCGGCATTGATGACAAGCGCCTTGTCTCCGGGGGTGAAGAAGTTATTTACCGACCCGACCATGCCGCCGGTGCCGGTCGAGCAGATGATCAGAACATCGTTCTTGGTCTGATAAAGCCACTGAAGCCCTTTCTTTGCCGAATCGAGCACAGGCACGAAATCAGGGGCACGGTGATGAATGATAGGCATTGCCATGGCCAACAAGGCCTCCGGAGGAACCGGCGTCGGACCAGGCGCCAAGAGATAGCGTTTCATCATAAGAAACCTCCTAATATAAATTACAGGGATAAATTTTGGGACTGAAACAGGCAGAAAAGACGACAAAAAGCGATCCCAACCCCTGGATTCCCAAGTATTATGAGCTTTGAAAATTAGCATTAGAACAGGGTTTTTGTCAAGAATGGATACTTTACATCATGCAGGCAGACTATTATAATTATGAATCATGAAGAATAAAATCGGCATCGTAGTTCTTTTTCTGCTCATAGGCATTCTTATCGGCGGCGTTTCGTTCTATTTTCTTGAGAAGGTGACAGGCACCCATAAGGGCTATACGTCCTTTACCGCGCCGAATGTGCCGCGGCAGATCATCGATACGAGCAAGGCTTTTTCAGAGATCGCGGGCTCTATCTCGCCCTCTGTCGTGAACATATCAACAACAAAGGTCATGAAGAGAGAAGCAGGTCCGTCCCTTGAAGATCCCTTCTTTGACCTTTTGAATCCCTTTCGCAATTTCAAGATGCCTAAAAAATGGAAAGAGCAGAGCCTCGGCTCCGGGGTGATCGTAAGTGCAGACGGATATATCATTACCAATAATCATGTTGTTGAACAGGCAGATGAGATCAGGGTAACGCTCTTTGACAAACGTTCCTTCAAGGCAAAGATCATCGGGGCAGACACCAAAACAGATATCGCTATCGTGAAGATCGAGGCAGATAACCTCAGGGCTGCGCAATGGGGCGACTCGGACAAGCTGCAGGTCGGCGAGTTTGTGCTTGCAATCGGCAATCCCTATGGACTGAGCCATACGGTTACCATGGGTATCATTAGTGCTGTGGGAAGGGCCAATGTCGGCATAGCAGATTACGAGGACTTTATCCAGACAGATGCGGCCATCAACCCCGGTAATTCAGGCGGCCCGCTTGTGAATATCAGGGGTGAGCTCATAGGTGTCAATACAGCGATCTTTTCGCGGTCCGGCGGGTACCAGGGCATTGGGTTTGCCGTGCCGAGCAATATGACCCGTCTTGTGATGAACCAGCTTGTTGATAAAGGGAAGGTGACGCGGGGCTGGCTCGGTGTGACGATCCAGGAACTGACGCCTGAGCTTTCTCAGAAGTTCGGACTGAAGAGTGAGAAAGGTGCACTGGTTGGAGATATTGCCAAGGGAAGTCCTGCTGAAAAATCGGGCATGAAAAGGGGCGACATCATCCTTGAATATAACGGCAAGAAGATATCTGACGTGGGGAATCTCCGGAACATGGTTGCCCAGAGCAAGGTCGGCAGCGAGATACCGATCACTATTTTGCGGGGCGGAAAGGAATACGCCGTTAAAGTGTTGATCGTAGAGCTACCAAAGGATATTGCAGAGGCAGCCCCGGGGAATGTTCCTGAAGACTCAAATTTTGAAGGGCTATCCGGATTGACTGCCATGGAACTCTCCCGGGAGATCGCCCGGCAGCTCGGACTCCACAAGGATGAGAAGGGTGTTGTTGTAGTCCGGGTCGAAACAGGAAGCCCTGCTGAAGAGGCGGGTATTCGCAAGGGAGATGTGATCCAGGAAATTGACAGAAAGCGGATCGAAGGACTGAACGATTACAATAAGGCTGTAGCAGGGATAAAACCGGGAGATGCGGCACTCCTTTTCGTCAACCGGGGGGGCAAAAAGTTTTACGTGACGATCAAATCCTCTTAACATTAAGGACGCCATAGATAATGCTCACTCATTTAAAAAATCTCCCCTTGCCCCTCTTTGCCAAAGAGGGGCAATATCCCTCCCTTTGGCAAAGGGAGGTTAGGAGGGATTTTACAACACTTTCCGATTACTTATGATCTTGTTACTTCAAATATATTTGCTTCTGTTCAGTAGGTGCTTCCATGAAGTATAACGTAGTAGCAATCGTCCCTTCCGCAGGACTTGGAAGAAGGTTCGGAGAGAACAAGAATAAGCCGTTCGAGACCTTGGGCAACAAGCCTGTTCTGCTATGGGCACTCGAAACCCTCGAGGAGATGTCTGAGATTTCAGAGATCATCCCTGTGCTCAAGGAGGCTGACATCCAGGCAGGTGAAGAACTCTTTGAGCGCTACAAGATCACAAAAGTGAAACGCATAGCTCCGGGCGGCAAGGAACGGCAGGATTCTGTCTATAACGGACTTCAGCTTATACAGGACAGAGGATCGATTGTCCTTATCCATGACGGGGCAAGGCCCTTTCTTGAACCAGAGACAGTGCTGAAAGCGCTCGGGGCATTATCAGGATGCGATGGTGTTGTGATCGGTGTGCCGCCTAAAGATACAATAAAAGAGACAGGGGGAGAATTGATCCGGCAGACATTGCAGCGGGATACGCTCATTGCTGTACAGACGCCCCAGATCTTCTTCTATCAGCCGCTCCTTTCTGCCTATGAAAAGGCAGTAAAGGATTCTTTTTATGCAACTGATGATGCTGCGCTTGTTGAGAGCAACGGGGGCAGGATCAGGGCAGTAAGAGGGGAATATACAAATATCAAGATTACAACGCCGGAAGACCTTGTGATCGCTGAAGCATTTCTGAAGATGTGGGGTAAACAATGAGGATCGGCACGGGATATGACTCGCACCGTTTTGCGGAAGGTAGGAAGCTTATTATTGGCGGCGTTGAGATACCCCATGAAAGAGGGCTGCTCGGCCATTCAGATGCTGACGTGCTCTGTCATGCCATTACTGATGCAATTATAGGTGCACTCGGTCTTGGAGATATAGGGGCTCATTTCCCTGACACTGATCCGAAGTGGAAAGATGCCGTGAGCATCGAACTGCTGAAATCTATTGTGGAGCTGGCAGAAGTGAAGGGGTACACTATTGCGTGGATCGACTCAACTATTATTACGGAAAGGCCGAAGCTCGCCCCTTATATCGAAAAGATGAAGGCAGCTATAGCGCAGACCGGCATCCCGGCAGAACAGATCAATATTAAAGCAAAGACGAACGAGGGCATGGGATTTATCGGCAGAGGCGAAGGGATCGCAGCCCAAGCTATCTGCCTGCTTGAGAAGGAGCGTCCCTGACTGAAGCATCAGAGTCTTACGGGACAGCAAGCCGTGCTTCTATGTCCATACGTCCGTGAAGAACGCGGACAATCTCTATCGTATCAATAAGCGTTTGACGGTAAAAAATCACATGACTGCCAGCGTTGAGTTTACGGTAGCCCTCCAGAATCTCGTTTCAGTCCTTTCCTTGAAGAGGATTGGTAGCCAACTGATGAAAACAGACATCCAGCATGGTTAGATACTGATCGCGCTGTTCGCGTCCCCAATGCTCCTGTGTATAACGGCCTATCTTTATCAAATCGATCTTGGCCTTATTTGTGATGGTAAAAGAGGGCATTACTTGAGCCCACCGTCATCAAGCTCATCAATTAAACCCTTGAGGGAATAGACGGCTTTTCCGCTTTCCTCCCCCTCGACAAGTGCGCGACGTAACAGGGATAGTTTGGTTTCCCGTTCCTCCAATAGCCGGAGTCCGGCCCGTATTGCTTCACTGGTTGAACCAAAACGGCCCTGAGCGACCTGCTGAGAAATAAATTGTTCATAGTGTGCGCCTATCGTTACGCTGGTATTTTTTTGCATATTCAACCTCCATCCTCGCCAAGATTGATATTATCATATAATATTTATTGGTATAAATAAAGACAGAAGGCTTACCTGCTTACAGCTCTAATGACCTTCAAGGCGAGGCGGAGGCGAGGCATTCTCAAGGGCGGTGTAGTTTGCGTTTGCTGCCAACCTCATGACAATGACCTTTTACGACTGGTCAAAGCGGGACTGGCTCGGAATAGAGGCAATAAAGGATTTGAAAACCTATAGAGGCAACAGAGCGATAGGACGCTTCACGGCATGGATTTTAAAAAGAAGCGATTCTATGATTTCTCTTTTTCTGTCGCTTCACTATGATCCTTTCACCACAACCGCTTACCTGCGTAAAGGAAAGTTCAACGGCATGGGCAAAAGAGACTGGACAGTTTTCATGGGCAGCCTGCTCTTATCCAACATCTACTGGAAATTGGCCTGCTACATCGGAATCTCGCTGGTTGAGTGGGCCTGGAAAGCTGTTGCAGGATGAACAGAACCGGCTATCGTATGATGGACAGATGCTGTAATTAATATTTTTCTCGCTGCATCCATGCCCTGACAATCCTGGCTTCTTCATAATTTACTTTCCCGTCAAAATGCTCAATGACCGGCCCTAATGCTGATAAATCTGAAGACTGGAAGAATTCTGTGATTTCAGCCCGTGTTACAGGGTCAACAAGGCGATCAATGTCTATATCTCTGCCACTACGGATAAGCTGGTCAAAGTGCAGGGCGATGGTGGCAGTGGCAAGTTTCCTATATTTTGCAATATCATCGAGCGACATTCCGCCCATAAACAATGCATATGTTTCCTCGAAAGTTTCGCCCTTTTTGCTTTTGGATTGCTTCGTTCGAGTTTGTTCTGGAAAATCATTGATATGCTCATCCGCTTTCTGTGCGCTGGGATTTTCTCTTAAATACTCTCTGACGACAGAGATGAATGATGCGCCGTACTGTTCAAGTTTCTGATCCCCGACTCCGTTTATTCGCCTCATCTCCTGCAGCGATTCAGGCAAGTTACAGCTGATTTCACGCAGGGTCTTGTCCGAAAAGATGATATAGGGAGGCACATTATTGGTTGATGCTATTTCCTTTCTCCGAAGGCGCAGCTTAACAAACAGAGCCTCGTCATATTCAACAGAATGCGTATCTGAACTGTGTTTGGTTTTTGGTTCAGTATGTCTGCTTATGGCAGCTGCCTCTGCCTTCCCATACAAAACGTCTGAGCCCTTTGGAGTGAGCTTCAATATTGGATACGGATGTCCTTCCTGTATGAGCATCTCCTGGGCAAGAAGTTCATTGATTAGAAACCGCCAGTGCTGCTTGTTTTTATCCTTCCCGGCCCCAAAGGTCTTTATCTCATTATGCCTCAGCTCCCAAACCTTCTTTGTGTCTGCACCTGACACAATATCACTGATATGACCAGCGCCGAATCTTTGACCGGTCCGGGAGACTGCAGACATGATGATCTGCGCATCCTTTGTGATATCAGTCCTTTGGACTACACCTGTGCATATGTCGCACGTTCTGCAATTGTCTTCCTGGTAGGTCTCGCCGAAAAAACCGAGAAGCCGCCTTCTTCTGCAGACTGCATGCTCTGCATATTCAACAACTTTGTTCAGCTTTTCGATCGCAATTGTGCGCTCAATATCGTCCGGCATCATGTCGATAAAATATCGAATCTTTGGTATGTCACCCCTGCTGAAAAAGAGAAGGCAATGCGCCGGGTCACTGTCGCGGCCTGCACGACCGGTCTCCTGATAATAATTCTCGATATTCTTTGGCAGATCAGCATGGATTACAAAACGAACATTCGATTTATCAATGCCCATGCCAAAGGCGATGGTCGCAACAATCACCTGTATTTCATCGCGGCTGAAGGCATCCTGGTGATTATTTCGCTCCATAGAGGACAGACCTGCATGGTAGGGGAGGGCCTTGATTCCATGAGACGAAAGAAACTCAGCCATTTCCATAACAGAGTCCCTTGTTGTCCGATATATAATGCCGGACTCCCCCTTGCGGCTCTGCAGAAACTCCAATATCTGCAGATTTACCTTTGTTTTTGGCCTCACCTCATAGAAGAGATTGGATCTGTTGAAAGAGGCTCGCACGATAAAGGGCGATCTGAGACCGAGCTTGCCTATGATATCTTCCTGTACCTTCGAAGTCGCAGTTGCAGTAAAGGCAGCAATAGGCACATCCGAAAACTCATTCGGGATAACAGACAGTCCGAGATAGTCAGGCCTGAAGTCATGGCCCCATTCTGATATGCAATGGGCCTCATCAATGGCAAAGAGCGAAAGAGTAAGGCCTCTCAGAAACTGAAGAAATTCCGGCATAGCAAAACGCTCTGGCGCGATATAGAGCAGCTTTGTCTTGCACTGTTTCAGAGAGATGCAGGCATCTGTGATCTCCTTCTGTGACATTGAGCTGTTGATGAATGCTGCTGATATTCCATTTTCCCGGGCAGCGTCAACCTGGTCTTTCATAAGTGCGATAAGAGGGCTGATGACAACGGCAGTTCCTTCAAGCATCTTTGACGGAAGCTGATAGCAGAGTGACTTTCCTCCCCCGGTCGGCATAACGGCAAAAACATCACGGCGCGCCATGATGTTTTTGATGATCTCTTCCTGGTTGGGCCGAAATGCCTCAAATCCGAAGACTGTTCTTAATGCTTCATTCATTGTGTTTGTATTGTTAGCGTATTTGAGATCAACAGTATTTTACAGCAAGTATTTTTATTCCGTCTTTTCCACAAATGCATCTTTCAGGAGCCTGCTCTGTCTCTCAAATGCCTGACGGGGATTTTTTGAGTCCTTCATCAGTGCGATCTCCTGAGTAATAAGCCTTGCCAGATTCAGGGTATGGGTATCGGCCTTTGAAGATTCACGACGGTACAATGGGTGGTCTTTGTTGATATAAATGGTAGTCTCTTCAGTGAATACTTCAGGCCCCTCTTCTCCAAAACCATCAACAATACAAGAGACGCCGTACTGACCGAACTTCATCTTCTTGATTACTGCGTTGGGAGTGAGTTTTTTTACAGTTGGTCTCTTCTTCCTCTTCTTCTTTTCAGGCGAAATGGTTTCTGTGCCTGATTCAGGCTTGACAGTCTGAGCTGCAGGTTCCCCTGGTTTTTCAGAGAGTAGCCCTGCAGAACCGATGCCTTTTCCGGCTTCATCAGCTATGGGCAGGGCGCCAAAAGGAGACAGTTCCGGATTCCTGGAAAGAGACTTGTATATGCGCTGCAGGGCCTCATTGAGCGCGCGGCTTACGACCCGGCCCTCACTCTTTGCACTTAAACGATGTAATACTTTTTTGGCTTCCTCAATAGCCTTTTCCATAACAGAGATAAATGCAATGTATTCAGGCGAGTCTTTGATAAATCCTGTGCGGTCACTGGTGATTGGAAGAAAATCAGCATTAACCTCACCTCTGACCCTGGACATAATCCTTCCCCATGTCTCCATGCCGAAGAGTTCGCGCCGCACTGTCACCTGTTTCACCTTTATCTCGATTCCGAGATCATTTATTGAGGCCATGGTCTGGGGCAGGATTATTATCTCTCCATGCACAGGTCCGAAGAAAGTGCCTTCCAGAAAAGGGATCCTGTGGCCTGAAAGGCTCCGGGGTGTTATGGTGTGGCTGTTAAGCCTGACCCTGAATTGGGGAGCCTTAAGCGGCGTACCTTCAATGATCTTCGCTTCTATGTCAAGGAGTTCGAACCGTCTGTTCATGCCGGTCAGCATTACCGTTGTGCCGTCTTCTTTCCTGAAATCAGCAGGCAGTATCTCAAGAGGCAGGTTCCATGCATTGTCTGCCTTTTCCCATTCTTTCTTGTCAAATACAATCCTGCCGACAAAATCTCCTTTTTTTGTGAGAACTTCGAACCGTTCGCATGCCGAAAGGCTTGCAAATTTCCCGATGCCGAACATGCCAATTCGGTCACGGTGATGAACGGGGGATTTTGAAGTATGGAGCTTCTGCTGGGAGCCTATATTAAAATACTGCTTCAATCCTTCACGGTCCATGCCTGAGCCATTGTCTCTTATCTCGATGCTGTCTTCGGATACGGTGATCTCTACAAGGGTTGCATCTGCATCATAGGCATTGTTTACGATCTCGCGGATAAATTCGATGCTTTCTGAATAGAGACGCTCTCCAATAGTTATGATATGGCTTTTGTCGACCCTGACCTCTATGAATTCCATATCTGCAGACATGAGACTATTCCTTATTCCCTTTCACCCACCAGTCGCTCTTGTCTGAAAACCACCAAAGCGATGAGTCTGTTTCGAGTATGGTATTGGCAAGTTCGCGGGCAATATCCGTTTTCAGTCTTTTGAGCGCAAAGATAAGCCATTCGTCTGCGTAGGTATTGCCGAGGTCTTTATGTTCCTTGAGGGCCACGATCATTTCGAGCTGATCCGCATCATACGCCAGTTTTGCCTCCAGGCTCTCGCCCTTCATGAACTCGAATATCAACTCTCTGATCTCATCACCAAAGGGAAGCGTGTCTGCAAGATCATTGACCGCCTTTTCCTCGTCAGCCTTTACATATTTTTTATTGACGTAATTCAGATCCCCTGTCCTGGCCTCAGGAAGATCGTGAAACAGGCACATCTTGAGAAGTTTGTCATGATCTGCATCCTTTGCAAGGTGGGCGAGAGCAAACCCGATGTACGCAGTCCTGAATATATGTTCCGCAACTGACTCGGATCCTGATCCCAGAAACTGGAACCCGGTCCTTGGTGCGCGCTTGAGCATGCCGGCTTCAAAAAGAAAGTTTGCAATACGTTTCATCATAACTCCGTAATAAAGGGATTCCTATTGAGTCTGTATCTGGGCAATAGCTTCCTGTGCAATGATCCTGACACCCTCATGCATATCCAGGAGGCACTGTTGAAGAAACGGGAGCGAACCCTTGTCACCGATAATGCCGATAAGGTTTGCCGCATCACCCCGCACAACCGCTTCGGAGCTGGCAAGAAGAGGCAGCAGATTTTTCTGGGCGCGAATGACATTAACAGGATCAAGCCTCTTCAGTTCTTCCATCAGGGCCGTAATGCCGACCCTTACTCTGACGCGCTCGTCCTGTATCAAGGTCCCGATAAGGTCATAAAGCGAGCTGTCATGCCGGAACATGTCAATGATGTTGTCAAGAAACCCGTTCTCCATATAATCTGCG
The window above is part of the Nitrospirota bacterium genome. Proteins encoded here:
- a CDS encoding alanine--glyoxylate aminotransferase family protein, whose protein sequence is MMKRYLLAPGPTPVPPEALLAMAMPIIHHRAPDFVPVLDSAKKGLQWLYQTKNDVLIICSTGTGGMVGSVNNFFTPGDKALVINAGNFGERWTKICKAYNLSVEEIKIDWGYTVKPEDIEKALKKDPSIKGVFVQASETSTGVYHDIQAIASVVKNFDNTILVVDAISALVAHDLKMDEWGIDVLIGGSQKGLMLPPGLAFVGVSEKAWKFAETSKSPKFYFNFTAERKKLKDNQTNFTSPVSLIIGLNECLRLLQAEGLENAFNRHARLAHATRAAVKAIGLEMYTKESPSNAVTAISAPKDFDGQEIYKNLRVKYGITAAGGQGQAKGKIFRIAHLGYAGTFDTIIAIAGVEMVLKGMGYPLKLGTGVAAAQELLMV
- a CDS encoding DegQ family serine endoprotease; the protein is MKNKIGIVVLFLLIGILIGGVSFYFLEKVTGTHKGYTSFTAPNVPRQIIDTSKAFSEIAGSISPSVVNISTTKVMKREAGPSLEDPFFDLLNPFRNFKMPKKWKEQSLGSGVIVSADGYIITNNHVVEQADEIRVTLFDKRSFKAKIIGADTKTDIAIVKIEADNLRAAQWGDSDKLQVGEFVLAIGNPYGLSHTVTMGIISAVGRANVGIADYEDFIQTDAAINPGNSGGPLVNIRGELIGVNTAIFSRSGGYQGIGFAVPSNMTRLVMNQLVDKGKVTRGWLGVTIQELTPELSQKFGLKSEKGALVGDIAKGSPAEKSGMKRGDIILEYNGKKISDVGNLRNMVAQSKVGSEIPITILRGGKEYAVKVLIVELPKDIAEAAPGNVPEDSNFEGLSGLTAMELSREIARQLGLHKDEKGVVVVRVETGSPAEEAGIRKGDVIQEIDRKRIEGLNDYNKAVAGIKPGDAALLFVNRGGKKFYVTIKSS
- the ispD gene encoding 2-C-methyl-D-erythritol 4-phosphate cytidylyltransferase, giving the protein MKYNVVAIVPSAGLGRRFGENKNKPFETLGNKPVLLWALETLEEMSEISEIIPVLKEADIQAGEELFERYKITKVKRIAPGGKERQDSVYNGLQLIQDRGSIVLIHDGARPFLEPETVLKALGALSGCDGVVIGVPPKDTIKETGGELIRQTLQRDTLIAVQTPQIFFYQPLLSAYEKAVKDSFYATDDAALVESNGGRIRAVRGEYTNIKITTPEDLVIAEAFLKMWGKQ
- a CDS encoding 2-C-methyl-D-erythritol 2,4-cyclodiphosphate synthase, translated to MRIGTGYDSHRFAEGRKLIIGGVEIPHERGLLGHSDADVLCHAITDAIIGALGLGDIGAHFPDTDPKWKDAVSIELLKSIVELAEVKGYTIAWIDSTIITERPKLAPYIEKMKAAIAQTGIPAEQINIKAKTNEGMGFIGRGEGIAAQAICLLEKERP
- a CDS encoding type II toxin-antitoxin system ParD family antitoxin; its protein translation is MQKNTSVTIGAHYEQFISQQVAQGRFGSTSEAIRAGLRLLEERETKLSLLRRALVEGEESGKAVYSLKGLIDELDDGGLK
- the recQ gene encoding DNA helicase RecQ translates to MNEALRTVFGFEAFRPNQEEIIKNIMARRDVFAVMPTGGGKSLCYQLPSKMLEGTAVVISPLIALMKDQVDAARENGISAAFINSSMSQKEITDACISLKQCKTKLLYIAPERFAMPEFLQFLRGLTLSLFAIDEAHCISEWGHDFRPDYLGLSVIPNEFSDVPIAAFTATATSKVQEDIIGKLGLRSPFIVRASFNRSNLFYEVRPKTKVNLQILEFLQSRKGESGIIYRTTRDSVMEMAEFLSSHGIKALPYHAGLSSMERNNHQDAFSRDEIQVIVATIAFGMGIDKSNVRFVIHADLPKNIENYYQETGRAGRDSDPAHCLLFFSRGDIPKIRYFIDMMPDDIERTIAIEKLNKVVEYAEHAVCRRRRLLGFFGETYQEDNCRTCDICTGVVQRTDITKDAQIIMSAVSRTGQRFGAGHISDIVSGADTKKVWELRHNEIKTFGAGKDKNKQHWRFLINELLAQEMLIQEGHPYPILKLTPKGSDVLYGKAEAAAISRHTEPKTKHSSDTHSVEYDEALFVKLRLRRKEIASTNNVPPYIIFSDKTLREISCNLPESLQEMRRINGVGDQKLEQYGASFISVVREYLRENPSAQKADEHINDFPEQTRTKQSKSKKGETFEETYALFMGGMSLDDIAKYRKLATATIALHFDQLIRSGRDIDIDRLVDPVTRAEITEFFQSSDLSALGPVIEHFDGKVNYEEARIVRAWMQREKY
- a CDS encoding ATP-binding protein, whose protein sequence is MSADMEFIEVRVDKSHIITIGERLYSESIEFIREIVNNAYDADATLVEITVSEDSIEIRDNGSGMDREGLKQYFNIGSQQKLHTSKSPVHHRDRIGMFGIGKFASLSACERFEVLTKKGDFVGRIVFDKKEWEKADNAWNLPLEILPADFRKEDGTTVMLTGMNRRFELLDIEAKIIEGTPLKAPQFRVRLNSHTITPRSLSGHRIPFLEGTFFGPVHGEIIILPQTMASINDLGIEIKVKQVTVRRELFGMETWGRIMSRVRGEVNADFLPITSDRTGFIKDSPEYIAFISVMEKAIEEAKKVLHRLSAKSEGRVVSRALNEALQRIYKSLSRNPELSPFGALPIADEAGKGIGSAGLLSEKPGEPAAQTVKPESGTETISPEKKKRKKRPTVKKLTPNAVIKKMKFGQYGVSCIVDGFGEEGPEVFTEETTIYINKDHPLYRRESSKADTHTLNLARLITQEIALMKDSKNPRQAFERQSRLLKDAFVEKTE
- a CDS encoding HD domain-containing protein, with translation MKRIANFLFEAGMLKRAPRTGFQFLGSGSESVAEHIFRTAYIGFALAHLAKDADHDKLLKMCLFHDLPEARTGDLNYVNKKYVKADEEKAVNDLADTLPFGDEIRELIFEFMKGESLEAKLAYDADQLEMIVALKEHKDLGNTYADEWLIFALKRLKTDIARELANTILETDSSLWWFSDKSDWWVKGNKE
- a CDS encoding HEAT repeat domain-containing protein, whose amino-acid sequence is MIADYMENGFLDNIIDMFRHDSSLYDLIGTLIQDERVRVRVGITALMEELKRLDPVNVIRAQKNLLPLLASSEAVVRGDAANLIGIIGDKGSLPFLQQCLLDMHEGVRIIAQEAIAQIQTQ